The Syngnathus typhle isolate RoL2023-S1 ecotype Sweden linkage group LG6, RoL_Styp_1.0, whole genome shotgun sequence genome has a window encoding:
- the LOC133155458 gene encoding claudin-4-like: MVSQGVQMIGVSMAAVGWLMVIVVCALPMWKVTAFVGANIITAQTIWQGLWMNCVVQSTGQMQCKVYDSMLALEQDLQAARAMIIVSIITGIFGVMLAIVGGKCTNCMEEEASKARAAILAGVLFLVSGLLCLIPVSWSAHVIITNFYNPLVFASQRYELGAALYVGWAAAVLLLIGGGLLCWNCPPKHHQNPGYVTKFTAVNSAPTSRDYV; the protein is encoded by the exons ATGGTGTCTCAGGGCGTTCAGATGATTGGTGTCTCCATGGCGGCGGTTGGCTGGTTGATGGTCATCGTGGTGTGCGCGTTGCCCATGTGGAAGGTGACGGCTTTCGTGGGAGCCAACATCATCACGGCGCAGACCATCTGGCAAGGCCTGTGGATGAACTGCGTGGTGCAGAGCACGGGACAGATGCAGTGCAAG GTCTACGACTCCATGCTGGCGCTGGAGCAGGACCTGCAGGCCGCCCGGGCCATGATCATCGTCTCCATCATCACCGGCATTTTCGGGGTCATGCTGGCCATCGTGGGCGGGAAATGCACCAATTGCATGGAGGAGGAGGCCTCTAAAGCCAGGGCGGCCATCCTGGCCGGGGTTCTGTTCCTCGTCTCCGGGCTCCTGTGCCTTATTCCCGTGTCGTGGTCGGCCCACGTCATCATCACCAATTTCTACAACCCTCTGGTCTTCGCGTCCCAGCGTTACGAGTTGGGGGCGGCCTTGTACGTGGGTTGGGCGGCCGCCGTGCTGCTGCTGATCGGCGGGGGACTCCTTTGCTGGAACTGTCCCCCCAAACACCACCAGAATCCCGGCTACGTCACCAAATTCACGGCTGTGAACTCGGCGCCCACTTCGAGGGATTACGTGTGA
- the LOC133155459 gene encoding claudin-like protein ZF-A89 yields the protein MVLERFQMLGTVLCVLGWMGTIMVCALPQWKVRVLADPFIQTRQATWEGIWMMCVIHSTGQIQCKVFDSTLVPSSDILTARALIIASILLGTLASLLCLAGGKCTNCVRDQGTKIKICVASGVFFILAGVLCLIPVCWTANSVIRDLSHPGTFSRYKTKLGAALFIGWGSSGLLIIGGALLGIAFLCANCQPKDDYPTKSPPSSAPNNLT from the coding sequence ATGGTTTTGGAGCGCTTTCAGATGCTGGGCACCGTCCTGTGCGTCCTGGGCTGGATGGGAACCATCATGGTGTGCGCCCTGCCCCAGTGGAAGGTGAGGGTTTTAGCGGACCCCTTCATCCAGACGAGGCAGGCCACTTGGGAGGGCATCTGGATGATGTGCGTGATCCACAGCACGGGACAGATCCAGTGCAAGGTCTTCGACTCCACGCTGGTTCCGAGCTCCGATATCCTGACCGCCCGGGCCCTGATCATCGCCTCCATCTTGCTGGGCACGCTGGCGTCGCTACTGTGCCTTGCGGGCGGCAAGTGCACCAACTGTGTGCGGGACCAGGGCACCAAGATCAAAATCTGCGTGGCCTCAGGCGTGTTCTTCATCCTGGCGGGGGTGCTGTGCCTCATCCCCGTGTGTTGGACGGCCAACAGCGTCATCAGGGACCTTTCCCACCCGGGGACCTTTTCCCGGTACAAGACGAAGCTAGGGGCCGCCCTGTTCATCGGCTGGGGGTCTTCGGGCCTGCTCATAATAGGCGGCGCCCTCCTCGGCATCGCCTTCCTGTGCGCCAACTGCCAGCCCAAGGACGACTACCCCACCAAGTCCCCGCCCTCATCTGCTCCCAACAACTTAACTTGA
- the LOC133156052 gene encoding claudin-9-like: MASSGVEILGLTLAVAGWLGAMVACGLPMWRVAAYVGQNVVLSQVIWEGLWMNCSVQSTGQMHCKVHDSMLGLPRELQAARALVVVSVALGVVGVALATAGAQCTDCSRDVRGKRRLAAVGGLVLTLAGVLTLAAVSWTAHVIVLGFYDPLLEETGKRDFGNALYFGWAASCLLILGGALLWCTCSPRRDWRPAQVDYSSVSRRGYKRRDYV; encoded by the coding sequence ATGGCCTCTTCCGGCGTGGAGATCCTGGGCCTGACGCTAGCCGTGGCGGGCTGGCTGGGCGCGATGGTGGCGTGCGGCCTTCCCATGTGGCGGGTGGCCGCCTACGTGGGCCAGAACGTGGTGCTGTCCCAGGTGATCTGGGAGGGCCTATGGATGAACTGCTCAGTGCAGAGCACAGGCCAGATGCACTGCAAAGTCCACGACTCCATGCTGGGGCTCCCCCGGGAACTCCAGGCGGCCCGAGCTCTTGTGGTGGTCTCGGTGGCGCTGGGCGTGGTTGGTGTCGCCCTGGCAACGGCCGGGGCTCAGTGCACCGACTGCAGCCGGGACGTGAGGGGGAAAAGGCGTCTGGCGGCGGTCGGGGGGCTCGTCTTGACCCTGGCGGGAGTGCTAACGCTGGCGGCCGTGTCCTGGACGGCCCACGTCATCGTGTTGGGCTTCTACGACCCGCTTCTGGAGGAGACGGGCAAGCGGGACTTCGGCAACGCGCTTTACTTTGGCTGGGCCGCCTCGTGCCTGCTCATCCTTGGGGGGGCGCTACTCTGGTGCACCTGTAGCCCCCGGAGGGACTGGAGACCCGCTCAGGTGGACTATTCGTCTGTTTCTCGCCGTGGGTACAAAAGGCGAGACTATGTGTGA